The proteins below come from a single Vidua chalybeata isolate OUT-0048 chromosome 1, bVidCha1 merged haplotype, whole genome shotgun sequence genomic window:
- the MALSU1 gene encoding mitochondrial assembly of ribosomal large subunit protein 1 produces the protein MWRALAGARRLLRPVGVVAGGALRAEPPLLRAQLRRGCAATGGGGGPGALGAAERCQPADTVLPEFNIDLVVALLRQENAKDICVIQLSPELKYCDYFIIVSGFSTRHLHAMANYMLKMYKHLKEEGGPHTQIEGKETDDWLCIDFGNIVVHFMLPETREVYELEKLWTLGPYDDQLAQMTPQSLPKDFIFGLTPNSNDRLETRT, from the exons ATGTGGCGGGCGCTggcgggagcgcggcggctCCTGAGGCCGGTCGGGGTCGTGGCCGGGGGCGCCCTGCGGGCGGAGCCGCCGCTACTCCGGGCCCAGCTGCGTCGGGGCTGCGCGGCGACGGGAGGCGGAGGCGGGCCCGGGGCGCTGGGGGCGGCGGAGCGGTGCCAGCCGGCAG ATACTGTTCTTCCAGAGTTCAACATTGACTTGGTTGTAGCACTGCTGAGGCAAGAAAATGCTAAAGACATCTGTGTCATCCAGCTATCTCCAGAACTCAAATACTGTGATTATTTTATAATTGTGAGCGGATTTTCAACACGGCATCTTCATGCAATGGCAAATTACATGCTGAAAATG tacaAGCATCTAAAAGAAGAAGGTGGTCCTCATACTCAGATTGAAGGAAAAGAGACAGATGACTGGCTGTGCATTGATTTTG GTAACATAGTGGTTCATTTCATGCTGCCAGAGACACGAGAAGTTTATGaactggagaagctgtggactCTTGGTCCCTATGATGACCAGTTAGCACAGATGACTCCACAGTCCCTGCCAAAAGACTTTATCTTTGGACTGACTCCTAACAGCAATGATCGTCTTGAGacaagaacttga
- the GPNMB gene encoding transmembrane glycoprotein NMB, producing MSAARRHLALLLLAQALLCAAAIRFQDVLNHGSTSPVTSYKKLQGWSSDQNKWNEKLYPFWEEGDPRWKDCWKGGRVTAKLDSDSPALVGSNVSFVVTLQFPKCQTEDNDGNIVYRRNCTQDPPASMDQQVYVYNWTEWTDNCGWENCTSNHSHNVFPDGRSFPRNPGWRRRNFVYVFHTFGQYYQTMGRSSEKFSVNTANITLGEHGMAVSIYRRGHSGFVPVARAKTVYTVTDKIPVIVSMFQKHDRNISDSIFIKDSPITFDVKIHDPSYYLNNSAISYKWNFGDGSGLFVASGSSTSHTYTLQGNFTLNLTVQAIIPVPCRPVTPTAPPPTSAVTTRPSSDSDSSPTVESVEDNPDGGCHIYRNGYYGSSIAVVEGILEVNIIQMTSIQMTESQAENSLVDFVVTCQGSLPTDVCTVVSDPSCQVSKSVVCDPVVVTDECLLTIRRAFEEPGTYCINITLGDDTSQALASALISVNGGASSGTTEGVFIFLGLLAVFATIGAFVLYKRYKQYKPIERSAEQTEKQEGFTAYFSTFKAIFFPNSTERNPLLKSKPGIV from the exons GGTTTCAAGATGTGTTGAACCATGGAAGCACTTCTCCTGTCACATCCTACAAGAAGCTACAAGGCTGGTCTAGTGATCAAAATAAATGGAATGAAAAACTTTATCCTTTCTGGGAAGAAGGAGATCCCAGATGGAAGGACTGCTGGAAAG gTGGAAGGGTGACAGCCAAACTGGACAGTGACAGCCCAGCACTGGTAGGATCCAATGTGAGCTTTGTTGTGACTCTTCAGTTTCCCAAGTGCCAGACGGAAGATAATGACGGCAACATAGTATACAGGAGAAACTGTACCCAGG ATCCTCCTGCTTCCATGGATCAGCAAGTCTATGTCTACAACTGGACTGAATGGACTGACAACTGTGGCTGGGAAAACTGCACAAGCAACCACAGCCATAATGTATTCCCAGATGGGCGTTCTTTCCCTCGTAACCCtggctggaggagaaggaacTTTGTCTATGTGTTTCACACTTTTG GTCAGTATTACCAAACAATGGGACGATCTTCAGAAAAGTTTTCAGTCAACACAGCAAATATCACTCTTGGTGAACACGGGATGGCAGTGTCCATTTACAGGAGAGGGCACTCAGGATTTGTTCCAGTTGCAAGAGCAAAAACTGTCTACACTGTAACAG aCAAAATTCCAGTAATTGTGAGTATGTTCCAAAAACATGACCGCAACATCTCAGACTCCATTTTCATCAAAGACTCACCAATTACATTTGATGTGAAGATCCACGATCCCAGCTACTATCTGAATAATTCTGCCATCTCCTACAAGTGGAATTTCGGAGATGGAAGTGGCTTATTTGTGGCCAGTGGTTCTAGTACATCTCACACCTACACTCTGCAAGGAAACTTCACTCTGAATTTAACTGTCCAAGCCATTATACCTGTACCTTGCAGGCCAGTAACACCCACTGCACCACCGCCCACCTCAGCAG TTACAACCAGGCCATCTTCTGATTCTGACTCTTCTCCCACTGTCGAGTCGGTGGAGGATAATCCTGATGGAGGCTGCCATATTTACAGAAATGGATACTATGGAAGTAGTATTGCTGTTGTAG AGGGAATCCTCGAGGTAAATATTATTCAGATGACAAGCATCCAGATGACAGAAAGTCAAGCTGAAAACTCACTGGTTGACTTTGTTGTTACCTGCCAAGGGAG TCTCCCCACAGATGTCTGCACAGTAGTTTCTGACCCCTCGTGCCAGGTGTCCAAGAGCGTGGTATGTGACCCCGTCGTCGTCACGGATGAATGTTTACTCACCATCAGGAGAGCTTTTGAGGAACCTGGGACGTACTGTATCAACATCACCCTGGGTGATGACACAAGTCAAGCCCTTGCCAGTGCCCTGATTTCTGTAAACGGAG GAGCATCATCTGGAACAACAGAAGGTGTCTTTATATTCCTTGGCTTGTTGGCAGTATTTGCTACCATTGGGGCATTTGTCCTTTACAA GAGATACAAGCAATACAAGCCTATTGAGAGGAGTGCAGAACAAACAGAGAAGCAGGAGGGATTTACTGCTTACTTCAGCACTTTCAAAgccattttcttccctaatagCACTGAGAGAAATCCTCTGCTGAAGAGTAAACCAGGCATTGTTTAA